TTTATCCGCTCAAAGGAGAAACAGTCTCTTTAACAGACGTGCCTGATCCAGTTTTTTCAGAAAAAATGATGGGCGAGGGGTTTGCGATTGATCCATCGGAAGGAAAAGTCATTGCCCCAGCAGACGGCGAAATCGTCTCCATTTTTCCGACGAAGCACGCTATAGGCTTTAAGAGCGCCGGCGGCACCGAAATCTTGATCCATGTTGGCATTGATACGGTCAAATTAAACGGGGAAGGCTTTGAAGCACATGTGACGAGCGGACAAGCCGTCAAACAAGGTGAACTGCTTCTCACATTTGATCTCGAAACCATCAAACAGCATGCCGCTTCAGCTGTAACACCGATTATTTTCACAAATGCATCTGAGGAAGAGATGAAGCACATTCAAATAAAGTAAAAAAAACCCCCTCTACGGGGGATTTTTTCGTTCAAGTATGAAAACATCGCCACAATAAAAAAGACAAAATCCCAAAACGAAACTTTTAGGATTTTGTCAACAATCTAACAACACCTTAAAAACAAGGTGCACTATCTATTATTCAGCAGCAGCGTGATCTTCTTTTTCAATCGCTGCCAGTCTTGCGTTTACTTCTTCTTCTGTCATATTGTGCTCTTTGACATACAGGTTTCTTGAGTTCGTGCGGCATTCGTGGCTGCAGCTGCGCATATACTTATACTCATTTTCCGGTGTGCATATCATTTTTTTGTTGCAAGATGGATTTGCGCAGTTCACATAACGCTCACACGGTTCACCTGTAAAGTGGTCTTTTCCGACAATCACATGCTCGACACGGTTGACAGGCACGCTGATTCTTTCATCGAATACGTAGCACTGGCCGTCCCAAAGCTTGCCTTGCACCTCAGGATCTTTTCCGTATGTCACGATTCCGCCGTCAAGCTGTGATACATCTTCAAAACCTTGTTTCATCAGCCAACCTGAGAATTTTTCACAGCGCACGCCGCCTGTGCAGTACGTTAAAATCTGTTTGCCTTCAAGCATGTCTTTGTTTTCTTCGATCCACTCAGGCAATTCACGGAAGGCTTCGATATCAGGACGGACAGCGCCTCTGAAATGGCCAAGATCATACTCGTAATCGTTACGCGCGTCGATCACAATTGTGTTTGGGTCCTGCATTTTCTCGTAAAATTCCGCAGGCTTCAAATGCTGTCCCGTTGTTTCATTCGGATCCACATCATCTTCAAGACGAAGCGTTACAAGCTCTTCCTTATGGCGGACGAAGATTTTCTTGAACGCATGGCCTTCTTCCTCATCAATTTTAAATACCATATCCGCAAAACGAGAATCAGCTTTCATTGTTTCCATATATTTTTCAGTCTGCTCAACCGTACCTGATACCGTACCGTTAATTCCTTCAGAAGAAACAAGGATACGGCCTAGCAAACCAAGCTCCTTACAAAAAGCCAGATGCTGCTCTCTAAACGCCTCTGGATCTTCAATCGGAACATATTTATAGTAAAGTAATACTCTGTATTGTTTTTCCATGATTTAAACACCCTGTTCAATTATAGTTAGTTGCTATGCACACTCTTACTATATCATACAGGAAAGTGCCATAAAGTTGAACCTATCAGCCCACACTCTATTTTCAGAGCAGAATGGCTGATACATGGGGACGAAAAAGGGTGTTGATCAATTCGGTATGGTTTTTTCCATTCATTTACTAATAGGTTGATTTCCTGTTTATCCTACTCCACCTCTTCTTCAAACGATAAATTCACGGGTTCTTCCAAAAGTTCAGAAGCCACTTCCATATTCGTAGACGGCACATGTTTATCCCCTTCTTCAAAAGGCACTTGATCAATCCAAGTCTGGCCCGGACCGGACAATAAAACGCCAAATGAAATCACAGCGCTATTTTCCGGAACATCTAACACGATAGAATAATAATTCCAATTCGTTGTCCCAGTAATCGGCCTATTACTCATATTCTAGAATTGAAGAATATCTCCCGCCACACTATCCACCCTCATCCAAAGTGAGGAGAATTGCTGAACCGGTTTCGTCTGAATAAACTCCGAAAGCCTGATTCTTTTTCATATATAACGCCCGGTTTTAAACTGCTACATCATCGTAGAAAAGTCACCGGCATCCTGTACCGTTTTAGACTTTACATACCCCGACACCTTTCCTTGATGAACATTTTCATGATCAACCCCCATTTCAAAATGAATAGACATCACAAAAGTCTCCTTTTCCAGTATCAAAAAGCTTGTTGACCTGCCCTCAGTTAGGCTAATCAACAAGCTTATTCCATTCTAGATATCTTTATATTTCCCTGTCACTTCTCCCGGTTTACTTTCCCTTTCTTCAAAGATTTATGTTTTAAGCGCTTCGTTTTATTTTTCTCTCATGACCTGTTGAAAATAAAACCGATACGTGTTCCCCAAAAACGTCTCGACAGGCAATTGCACCTCTTGCCGATATTTACCGATGATACATGGAAAATGGTCCATTCCTTTTTGCCGAAGGTCATCTGCTTTTTCCGGCTCATTCTCTTTTACAAGCTCACGAATGAGTGTCTCTGCAACCGGCCAACATGCATTTCGAAGATTCAGAAGGGATTCATGATCCCCTGTTTGCTGAAAACGCTGTATCCAGTTCATCAGTTGTTCATCCATCATCATCACCTCCTTCAATGATAAGCCGACAGACATCATCTGCCAATCTGTTCGTTGATCGCTTGTCAGATTTTCTTCATGCGGTCCTGTTTATATTTGTTTCTATGCTCCCGCCTTTCGTAGACCTTTTTTCCCTGTTTTTCGTTTGAGTGATGATCCATCTCATATCAGCATCGTTTTCATCTATTTTCCATATTGATTAGACATAATCAAACTTGTAAAATGTACCACAATATGTAACCTAACAAAGCATATCAACTCATTTGTCAGATTACCTCCATTATATTTTCATACTTGAAGAAAAAGGAGTATTGAAACATGCATACCTTAGAAGATGTAAAACAACCCAACTTACAGGCCGCAGTAAATTATGTAAATAAAGTGTATAAAGCTGTGGAGCAGCGCAACCCTCATGAAGCGGAGTTTCTTCAAGCTGTAAAAGAAATATTCGATTCCCTCACACCAGTCTTAGCCAAACATCCAGAATACATCAAACACAATATCCTTGAAAGAATCGCAGAACCTGAACGAATGATAACGTTTCGCGTCCCATGGGTTGATGATCAGGGCTGTGTTCAGGTCAACCGCGGATTCCGCGTACAATTCAATAGCGCGATTGGCCCTTACAAAGGCGGTTTGCGGTTCCACCCTTCCGTCAATGCCAGCATTACAAAATTTCTGGGATTTGAGCAGATTTTCAAGAACTCCTTAACAGGCCAGCCGATCGGAGGAGGAAAAGGTGGATCAGATTTTGATCCAAAAGGGAAATCAGACGGAGAAGTAATGCGCTTTACCCAAAGCTTCATGACAGAGCTCTGTAAATATATAGGACCGGATCAGGATGTGCCTGCTGGCGATATCGGCGTCGGGGCGAGAGAAATCGGATACATGTTCGGACAGTATAAGAAAATAAAAGGCGGATATGAGGCCGGCGTATTAACTGGGAAAAGCCCAGGCTTTGGCGGAAGCTTAATCCGCACAGAAGCTACCGGCTACGGCACGGTTTACTTTATGCAAGAGCTCTTAAAAGACAATGGCCTTACTTTTGAAGGCAGCACCGTTGTTGTTTCCGGCTCTGGAAATGTGGCCATCTATGCGATAGAAAAAGCCGCTGAACTCGGTGCATCGGTTGTGGCATGCAGCGATTCAAACGGTTATATTTATGACGAAAACGGCATCAACCTCAGTACACTGAAGCGTTTAAAAGAGGTTGAACGCAAACGACTCAGCGAGTATGTAAAAGAGCATCCGCACGCGCAGTATGTCGAAGACGGCTCTGGTATATGGTCCATTCCATGTGACATCGCTTTGCCGTGCGCAACACAAAATGAAATTGACGAGACAGACGCGAACATTCTCGTGAGAAACGGCGTAAAGGCTGTTGGAGAAGGCGCGAACATGCCATCTACATTGGATGCCATCGAAGTGTTCAGAAGCAATCAAATTCTTTTCGGTCCTGCGAAAGCAGCCAATGCGGGCGGTGTCTCCGTCTCAGCCCTTGAAATGGCGCAAAACAGCGCCAGATTATCTTGGCCAGCGGAAAAAGTAGATGCTAAACTGCGCGATATTATGGTCACTATTTATCGTGACAGTATGACGGCGGCTGAAAAATATGGCCAGCCGGGGGACTTGATCACAGGCGCCAATATCGCCGGGTTCCTAAAAGTAGCAGACGCCATGGTTTCTCAAGGCGTTATATAAAAACAAAGAGGCGCCGGCTTTTAAAAGCCGGCGCCTCTTTATTTATTTCATATAGCCAATTGCCTGTCCCACTTGGACTTCTTGGCCTTCTGTTAAATGGGCGGCCGGCTGGAACGCGTCTTTTTCAAAAATCAAAATGACGGTTGAGCCGAATGAAAAGTATCCAAGCTCCTCGCCGATCTTCAATTCACCCCGGGTGCTCGTCTGCACGATAGAGTTAATATTCATCGCGCCGACAGGAATCATCAGGACACTTCGGGTGCCGCCATTCAACTCGTACACAAACCGGTAATTTTTCGAAAGCACATCTTTTCCGTATTGTAACCCTAATTGATTGACCGGATATGAGCGATTTCCGAGCTCGGCCAGCTTTTGATACGTGCAGCTGATCGGGGAATGGAAACGGTGATAATGCCGCGGGCTTAGATACAGTACGATGAAGTATCCGCCGTTATATTGATGGTCCGCGCTTTTACAGCCGGTCAGCTCAGCGAATGAGTAATCTTTTCCCTTTACCGTAAAGGTCTGGTTTGGATTAATTGTTCCTATCGTCTGAACCACACCGTCAACAGGGCTGACCACCGCGTCCGCCTCTTTTGAAACAGGGCGCCGCTCCAAATTAATATGCCGAATGAACAATTCGGAAAGCGAGCCGTAATCAGCGGCCGAGCCATCTACATCGTCCCAGTTGATCCGAAAATGTTTTGAGAAAAGCGGAATGACCGGTTTGCTCATGTTAGACTCGCAAAATCTTTTAATCAGATAGGAAGACAGACGATGATTTGTCAGCTCTATCAATGAACGATACAGAATCTTTACAGCTGTGTTAAACATGAATAATCCCTATTACCCTTCCGATTGTAATAAAAATAAAGCACCATAAAAAGGCGCCGACTGCTGCAAACACAATATACGTTTTCAGCTCCATTTTGCCGATTCCTGAAAAGTAGCACGTCATATGTCTGACGCCGGGTATGAAATAACCAAAAATGAGCGAATATGGACCGTATTTCTTCATCCATTTTTCCACTTTGATCATTCTCTTTTCTTTTAATCCGACCCACTTGCCGTACTTGTCGATAAACGGGCGGCCGGCTTTTCTGCCGATCATGTAGCTGATCAGCATACCTGACAAAGCTCCGACAAAGCTGATGAATATTGAAAGCTCATAATTCAGCACGTCCGTATTTGTGAAGTAGCCGACAACAGTCATCATCACTTCATCTGGAATCGGCAATCCAACAATCCCTAATACCAGCATCAAAAAAATAGCGAGATAACCGTAATCCGCTATGAGATCCTGAACTAATTCCATCTCCCGGACTCCAGGTTTTCTGCCGCATGTTTTTTAAAATGAGGGAATTTGATTTTACTCACCATTAAATATGAAAGTCCGCAAGCTCCGATTGCCAGCAGGATCGGGTGATAGGTAAAGCTGAGAAGCACAAGACACATACCCGCAAATGGAATCGGCATTCCGATAAATGTCGGAAGCTTACTTTGTTCAATGTTAAATTTAGAGAGGCGAAGCATTCCGCAAATGCTGTACGTCAATGCGCATAAAATCCCGATAAATGGAAGGGAATATAATGCGACACTGTAAGCAAGCATGGAAGGAGCCACACCAAACGTCACCAGGTCGGCAAACGAATCCAGTTCTTTGCCCATATCAGAAACGGCATTTAGCTTACGTGCAGCCATCCCGTCAAAAAGGTCGAGAAGCATGCCGGTAAAAATGAAAAGCACTGCTGAATGAATGTTATGATATAACAAGGAATGAATCGCCAGCAGGCCGCAAATAAAATTTCCTATTGTAATCATACAGGGGATATAATTCACAGTGTAACCAAACCTCCAATTGTAAAACCATCTATCATTATTCGACGTTATAGGCCGAATAGCGTTACAGGAAAAATTTTCTCTATTAAGCATAATAACATAAAAGGCCCGACAAAAAGCAGCACTCAAATTCTATTATTATACAACATTTGTTACCTTTTGAAAAATGAATGCCATTCTTTTCTTGTTTCTGGCAATTTTTATTCTCCGCTCAAAAAGGACAAGACGCGTTGATTGACGTATTCCGGCTGCTCCAGAGATAACAGATGTCCGGCGTTCTTCACGATTTCAGCCTGAATTCCCGGTACCAATATGGAAGCACGCTCTAAAGCCATTTGCTGATGATACATGACTTCGTGCTCGCCAAACATCAGCAGCATCGGGACCGAAACCGATTTCAATTCCCGGTCTGTGAACACGTACGGAAAGCCGTTTTCTGTCGGTTTCAGGCTTCTTTGTTCATCCCGCCATTCCACACCCGCCACAATTTGTTTTCGCAGCACAGGATGCAGATCATAACGGCTAGCCGTGATCCACTCGATATAAGCCTCAGCTCCTCTTGCTCCTGTAAGTCCCGCAGTAAATTTATAGACATCTGGATCATAAGATATAAAGGCTTCAGCAGGGCTCATCACAATTGCCCGCTTTACTCTTTCGGGTGCTTGAAGCAAGAAATTTACGATATAGGATCCACCCAGCGAGAGGCCGGCCAGGTGGGCGCTCTCAAGTTCAAGCGAATCTAAGACGTCTTTCAGCCATTCTGCGGAATCTGCTCTCGTATCCAGAGCAGCTGACGGTATACTTTTATTTTTGTCTCCTATTATATCGACCGCATATGTACGAAATTGACTGCTCCACGCCGCGATATTCGGATACCACATAACAGAGCTGAAGAGTCCCCTGTGAAGCAATACGAGTGAAGGTGCGTCCTTTGGCCCTTTTGCCATGATATGTGTTTTGCCAAAACGAGTAGAAACATAGAATGATTCCGGCTCAATCGGCCACAAAGAAAGGCTGTGATCATATGCCTGGCAAAAGCGAAGACCGCTTTCAGCCGAGGCAAGCTGCATCGAATCTTGTGTCATCTTCTTCTTTTTCCTCCGGGTTTGATTGATATAAAATTAAGGATAATGCTCCTTTCATCTCATAAGAAAAAATACCTATTTATCATTATCTCACATTCTAAATTTCCAGTATATAGTTTGACTTCCCGGATAAATAAAAAAAGGCCGTTTCCCCTTGAAACCAAGGAAACCGCCTATTCTTTGAAGGCTAATGAAATGGCCTTATCTTTCTGATCCTCTGTTAATGAGATGTGATGGGTTACTGACTTTTCATCCTTCGTCAATGCGACTGAGTAGTCACCTTTTTTGCCGGTATCCCATTTGACGTCTCCATTTTTATCTGTTTTGCCGAGTATCTCGCCAATCTCTATACTCGGCTCTTGATCTGAGGCCGGTGCTGCGACAATCGTCACTTGCACCCCTTCAACCGGCAGCCCCTCGGCATCCTCCACATGAAGAGTGACAGGAATCGTTGTTTCTTTCTGAGCAGATTGGGTCGGTGAACCGCACCCGCATAAAAACAAAATAAACATGAAAATGGCTAATTTGCTGTACTTATTGATTTGCCCAATATTGAATATTGTTGAATACATCATTCGTCACCCTTGTTCCCAAGTTGTATGACGATCCTCCGTTCGTGTGAATTGCAATAGCTGTCTGGCCTGTGTCACTGTAGTTTCGATAAACAGGTGAGCCGCTTTGGCAGCCATACGTATCGGTTGTATAGGTTAGCTTATATGTTTCAGCGGATCGAATCGGCTTTGTACCAGACCACATTGTGCCAAATGTTTTGTCACATGGGAATCCTGTCACTGACGAGGAAAGGCCCACAGGACTGCTGCTGTTTGTTGTCCGGTAGCCGTACCAGCCAACCGTGTTTCCGGGAGAACCGTTTAATTTTATAGCTCCGTAATCATAATTGGTGTTATTGCTTTCCGTCCATCCTTTAACAGAGTAAAACATCGTGCCTGAATAAGTTCCATATGGATATGACGAACCATTGCGGCCCGGCGCGGCTGTTATCGTTGAAGCCCAGCCATGATCCTGGCTGTACACACAATGTCCAGCCGTTACGACTGTATTGGCATTGACTAAAAACCCGGTGCAGCCATATGTGCTTGAGGTGTTGGGATACTTGATTGAAAGTTGGACAGTTGCTCTGTAAGGAAAAGATGTAGTGCTGGAGATTCTGGTGCGTTCATCGGTTCCGATGATACTCGAAGGCTGTAAGGCTTGAATGTTTTTTTCCAGTTCCTTTTGGCCGTATAGCGATTTACTTGTTTTCCCGGTTCCCTCATAAGGAGCGGAAACCTGTTCTTCTTTTGACGTTTGGTTTTTCGTAGCATCAGCTTCTTTACCGGTATTCGATACAGACATTTGCGGGTTCTCCGCCGCTTTTGCCGGGGCGCCGAAAGATACCGACGCTGCTAATGCCAAACATAAAACCGTTACGTAAGCGAACCACCGTTTTCTGAATGTTGGAACTAATTTCATTTTGTCATCTCCCTCCCTTTGTGTCAACCACCCTTAACAGTGGAAGACTTTTACATTATAATCACGTTTCTGATTCTTATGATAAAACTTTTATCAGGAATGAAAAAAGGCCTTGTACCCTGACAAGGCCTGCTTTCGCTCTATGTTATAGATAGCTGATCCAACGCTTTCTTTGCGTTATTTCTCGCTGTTTCAACTGTATCAGCCGCAGAAAGCGCAACCGCCATACGGCGTCCGGCTTTCGTTATCGGCTTACCAAAGACGCGAACTTGAGTTTTCGGTACTGCCAGTGCGTTTTCCAGCCCTTCAACTGTGTAATCCGCTGATTCTTCCGGTGCTTTGAGGGGCCGGCTGGCGCCAGGAGAAAGCTGTGTGATTTCTGTAATCGGAAAACCGAGAATCGCCCGGACATGCAGCGCGAACTCTGACAAATTTTGCGTCACCAGCGTGACCAGGCCCGTATCATGCGGACGAGGAGAAACCTCACTGAAATACACCTTATCTTTCGCAAGGAAAAGCTCAACACCAAACAGGCCGTATCCGCCAAGCTCATCCGTAATGGCTTTCGCAATATGCTTCGCTTCTTCCATTTGCTGCTCTGTCATATGATGCGGCTGCCATGATTCGATATAGTCTCCGTCCTTTTGCACATGGCCGATCGGCTCGCAAAATGCCGTGCCGTTTACCGCTCGTACGGTTAAGAGCGTAATTTCTGATTCGAACGGGATAAACTCCTCAACGATCACGCGCCCATTTTTCACACGTCCGCCTTCTATGGCTGTCTCCCAGCAGCTCTTTACATCTGCTTCAGAGCGGCATACGCTCTGGCCTTTTCCAGAAGAACTCATCAATGGTTTAACGACACAAGGAAAGCCAATCTGAGCTGCCGCTTGTACAAATTCGTCATATGTATTCGCAAACTCATAGCCAGCCGTCGGAAGTTCGAGCGTTTCCGCCGCAAGCCGCCTGATCCCTTCCCGATCCATCGTTAGCTTTGCAGCACGCGCATTCGGGATGACGTGAAACCCTTCCTCCTCTAGCTTCAGCAATTCATCGGTCGCGATCGCCTCAACCTCAGGCACAATCAAATCCGGCTTTTCTTTCTCAATAATGGTTCTGATCTGCTCGCGATCCAGCATATCAACGACATAACTATTGTGTGCGACCTGCATCGCCGGAGCGTGCTCATAACTGTCAACTGCCACTGTCTGCACCCCTAGACGCTGAGCTTCAATCACTACCTCTTTTCCTAACTCACCTGAACCTAACAACAAAACCTTCTTTGATTGATACATCTTTGCCCCTCCTATCTATTTCCAACCATTATAACTGAAATATTTGAAAAATAAATTTTTATTCAAAAAGACGAAATTAGAAATCATCATGAGCTTGCAACAGAGATTTTTTCATAAGAATGCAGGTGAGCTCCACATATACCGTAGAGAATCACCTAAAATTTATTTGCACAAGATCAGTGTAGAAACCGGCATATGGGCATGACAGCTAATTCAGCAGCTTTCCCTGTCTGCGAGTAAAATGAATAAATAGAATCAGTAAAAAAGTACTGTTTTTCCTTGATTATTCAGTTTACGCTCCTTTCCTCAATTCACCATGGTACCATATTTACAGGAAAATTCAGGCGAAAGGACACAGTACATTGAAAACACTTGAAGCAAATACAATTTTAGAAGCTGCTGAAACGCGCCTTAAAGCCTATCAAACATTAAGAGAGCATATGGCTGTTCTAAAGAAACAGTTCAAAGAGATGGCAAATTTGGATGATGCTATGACAGGCAAGGGTGCTAACGCAATTAAAGCATTCTATAAGGAACAAGCGGCAGGAGCGGAACTGTGGCTGGACCTCATTGACATGAGAATTGCTTTTTTCAAAAACGTGCCAGCTGCAATTGAGGAAGCAACATTCGATGACGATGCATACGTTGAGGAATCTTATCTCGATAATGAATTGCATAACG
The Bacillus vallismortis genome window above contains:
- a CDS encoding DedA family protein; its protein translation is MELVQDLIADYGYLAIFLMLVLGIVGLPIPDEVMMTVVGYFTNTDVLNYELSIFISFVGALSGMLISYMIGRKAGRPFIDKYGKWVGLKEKRMIKVEKWMKKYGPYSLIFGYFIPGVRHMTCYFSGIGKMELKTYIVFAAVGAFLWCFIFITIGRVIGIIHV
- a CDS encoding alpha/beta fold hydrolase is translated as MTQDSMQLASAESGLRFCQAYDHSLSLWPIEPESFYVSTRFGKTHIMAKGPKDAPSLVLLHRGLFSSVMWYPNIAAWSSQFRTYAVDIIGDKNKSIPSAALDTRADSAEWLKDVLDSLELESAHLAGLSLGGSYIVNFLLQAPERVKRAIVMSPAEAFISYDPDVYKFTAGLTGARGAEAYIEWITASRYDLHPVLRKQIVAGVEWRDEQRSLKPTENGFPYVFTDRELKSVSVPMLLMFGEHEVMYHQQMALERASILVPGIQAEIVKNAGHLLSLEQPEYVNQRVLSFLSGE
- the pssA gene encoding CDP-diacylglycerol--serine O-phosphatidyltransferase, encoding MNYIPCMITIGNFICGLLAIHSLLYHNIHSAVLFIFTGMLLDLFDGMAARKLNAVSDMGKELDSFADLVTFGVAPSMLAYSVALYSLPFIGILCALTYSICGMLRLSKFNIEQSKLPTFIGMPIPFAGMCLVLLSFTYHPILLAIGACGLSYLMVSKIKFPHFKKHAAENLESGRWN
- a CDS encoding phosphatidylserine decarboxylase translates to MFNTAVKILYRSLIELTNHRLSSYLIKRFCESNMSKPVIPLFSKHFRINWDDVDGSAADYGSLSELFIRHINLERRPVSKEADAVVSPVDGVVQTIGTINPNQTFTVKGKDYSFAELTGCKSADHQYNGGYFIVLYLSPRHYHRFHSPISCTYQKLAELGNRSYPVNQLGLQYGKDVLSKNYRFVYELNGGTRSVLMIPVGAMNINSIVQTSTRGELKIGEELGYFSFGSTVILIFEKDAFQPAAHLTEGQEVQVGQAIGYMK
- the gdhA gene encoding NADP-specific glutamate dehydrogenase, yielding MHTLEDVKQPNLQAAVNYVNKVYKAVEQRNPHEAEFLQAVKEIFDSLTPVLAKHPEYIKHNILERIAEPERMITFRVPWVDDQGCVQVNRGFRVQFNSAIGPYKGGLRFHPSVNASITKFLGFEQIFKNSLTGQPIGGGKGGSDFDPKGKSDGEVMRFTQSFMTELCKYIGPDQDVPAGDIGVGAREIGYMFGQYKKIKGGYEAGVLTGKSPGFGGSLIRTEATGYGTVYFMQELLKDNGLTFEGSTVVVSGSGNVAIYAIEKAAELGASVVACSDSNGYIYDENGINLSTLKRLKEVERKRLSEYVKEHPHAQYVEDGSGIWSIPCDIALPCATQNEIDETDANILVRNGVKAVGEGANMPSTLDAIEVFRSNQILFGPAKAANAGGVSVSALEMAQNSARLSWPAEKVDAKLRDIMVTIYRDSMTAAEKYGQPGDLITGANIAGFLKVADAMVSQGVI
- the mpr gene encoding extracellular metalloprotease Mpr, whose product is MKLVPTFRKRWFAYVTVLCLALAASVSFGAPAKAAENPQMSVSNTGKEADATKNQTSKEEQVSAPYEGTGKTSKSLYGQKELEKNIQALQPSSIIGTDERTRISSTTSFPYRATVQLSIKYPNTSSTYGCTGFLVNANTVVTAGHCVYSQDHGWASTITAAPGRNGSSYPYGTYSGTMFYSVKGWTESNNTNYDYGAIKLNGSPGNTVGWYGYRTTNSSSPVGLSSSVTGFPCDKTFGTMWSGTKPIRSAETYKLTYTTDTYGCQSGSPVYRNYSDTGQTAIAIHTNGGSSYNLGTRVTNDVFNNIQYWANQ
- a CDS encoding rhodanese-related sulfurtransferase, whose amino-acid sequence is MEKQYRVLLYYKYVPIEDPEAFREQHLAFCKELGLLGRILVSSEGINGTVSGTVEQTEKYMETMKADSRFADMVFKIDEEEGHAFKKIFVRHKEELVTLRLEDDVDPNETTGQHLKPAEFYEKMQDPNTIVIDARNDYEYDLGHFRGAVRPDIEAFRELPEWIEENKDMLEGKQILTYCTGGVRCEKFSGWLMKQGFEDVSQLDGGIVTYGKDPEVQGKLWDGQCYVFDERISVPVNRVEHVIVGKDHFTGEPCERYVNCANPSCNKKMICTPENEYKYMRSCSHECRTNSRNLYVKEHNMTEEEVNARLAAIEKEDHAAAE
- the purT gene encoding phosphoribosylglycinamide formyltransferase 2; translation: MYQSKKVLLLGSGELGKEVVIEAQRLGVQTVAVDSYEHAPAMQVAHNSYVVDMLDREQIRTIIEKEKPDLIVPEVEAIATDELLKLEEEGFHVIPNARAAKLTMDREGIRRLAAETLELPTAGYEFANTYDEFVQAAAQIGFPCVVKPLMSSSGKGQSVCRSEADVKSCWETAIEGGRVKNGRVIVEEFIPFESEITLLTVRAVNGTAFCEPIGHVQKDGDYIESWQPHHMTEQQMEEAKHIAKAITDELGGYGLFGVELFLAKDKVYFSEVSPRPHDTGLVTLVTQNLSEFALHVRAILGFPITEITQLSPGASRPLKAPEESADYTVEGLENALAVPKTQVRVFGKPITKAGRRMAVALSAADTVETARNNAKKALDQLSIT
- a CDS encoding DUF2606 family protein, encoding MYSTIFNIGQINKYSKLAIFMFILFLCGCGSPTQSAQKETTIPVTLHVEDAEGLPVEGVQVTIVAAPASDQEPSIEIGEILGKTDKNGDVKWDTGKKGDYSVALTKDEKSVTHHISLTEDQKDKAISLAFKE